agctcactgcaagctcctcctctcggatttacgccattctcctgcctcagcctcccgagtagctgggactacaggcacccgccacctcacccggctagttttttttttctgtattttttagtagagacagggtttcaccgtgttagccaggatggtctcgatctcctgacctcgtgatccgcccgtctcggcctcccaaagtgctgggattacaggcttgagtcaccgcgcccggcccgaataTTCAGTTCTTTCTTGCCCTTGGCACGTTCTTTTTTGCAGCCACCCGTTCTCGGGTAGTGCACGTGTCTCTCATCTCCTGAGATGAGCGTGGACTTGTCTTTCTTCGATTTGTTCTGGCGTTGTGTTTGATCCCCTTCTCTGGAGTGTGTGGCCGCCTTTCTCATTGGAGGTTTTCGTCGGATGTCTGGTGATCCCGTCTGCCCGTGTGTGGTGGGAATCAGCACCCGCCGGCCTCAGAGGCTGGATGCGTGTGCCCAGGCTGGGGCCCGAGGGGCTTCAGAGCAGGTGTCTGAGTGTGGGCAGCAGCCCCTTGCCTGCGGACCCCGTAGAACGTGTGGGCCAGTCGGTCTCTTCTGGGTGGTCAGTGTCCCGGCCTTCACTCTTGCCCAGGTCTGTCCCCTGGGGCTCTGGGAGGTGAGTGCGAAGGGGCTAGGTGGCCCTCTCCTCAGTGGGTATTTGGCAACCCCGAGACAGGGCCTCTCGGCTCCGTTTCCCTAGAGCCTTCTGCTGGCCGGGACTTTGAGCCTGAGGATGCATCGGGGAGGTCCTGCTTCTCTTTGGAAAGACATTTGACAGCTCCCCTCACCACCTTGGCCTTCAGCTGCCTGGCCCAGTGTGGTCTTCGGAAGGTCCTGGCACCTCTCGGCCTTCTCTGTGGCTGGCGGGTTTGTTCCCCGGCCTCTAGTCCCCAGGCTTCCTTGCCGTCTCTCCGCGGCTGCCTTCTCTTCTTGCCTGTTGTCTTTGTCTTAGTGGGTTCATGGTTATTAAACATCTTCTTCTTGTCATCGTAGAGAGGTTGGAGGTGAGTGAAATGCCTGGAGATGTGTGTGTTGGTCTCCATGTTTATCTGCCACATTTGTGGCAAgctgtgtgtgcgtgcatgtgtgtgtgtgcctgtgtgtgtgtgcattcataCATCCACTCTTACCTCAGCACCCAGAGGATATGCATCTTCTGTTAGCTGTTTggggtatttccttttcatctttttcatttagtcttttaaaaatactcacaaatagtgCACAGACACTTTCTCATTAGATTTAGTGAGTATTGATTTATTTCTCTCCACTTAATTAGTGctgtaatgaatttttttaagccaggtatggtggctcctaccgtggtcccagccactcagaggctgaggcagtaggattgcctGGACCTGAgagtcagaggctgcagggagccagcagcaagcctgtgaatagccactgcactgcagtcggCTGCGTGGCATAGACCCCATTTcagttaaacaaaaaaataacaacagataaaaccaagaaaaaaagagaaaccctATTTTCCCTTTATGGTGGTTTTAGAGCGTGGAGGCTCTTGGTTCCCATGTTGGCTTCCCGAAGGGTTGTACCAGTCACCATGGGATGGTTGCCGATGACCATGTCCTTCCTGTCATTCTTAGTGAAATGGAACAGTGGCCACGTGCTCGTGCGGCCACGCGTGTCTCCCTGTGGGAATGCATGATTACTGAAGTGAAGTGTGCATTCCCGTGTCTACGTCTGGCCCGGGCACAGCAGATGTGGTCTGGCCTCCTGGCAGATGACAACCTGGCCGTCTGGTGGCCTTGGCTCATTTTGCTGGGATCTGCCTCATTGGCTTTGTCATCTGCCTGGGCATATTGGAACTCGAGAAACAGGTGGTTGGTCACCCTCCTTTCCCCACTATTGTTCTGGATGATTTGCACGACTGATTTACGCAGTCAGAGCAGAGAGCCTTTAATTCCTGAAGGTGGGTGGCATGGCTGTCACTGAGTGGACCCCCGACCACATGCAGCTGTCCTCTCTGTCACCTTGCCTGATGGAAGCCCTGCGACCGTGTGCTAACCTGTGTGTTTGGTGTGTGCAGGACGGTACCCTGAGGCTCTGGGAGTACAGGAGCGGCCGCCAGCTGCACTGCTGTCACCTGGCCAGTCTACAGGAGCTGGTGGACCCCCAGGCCCCCCAGGTAGCTGCTTCTGTTCACTTCTGGGCAACTGAGTGCTCGTAGGCACCTGCAGTCGCTTGGCTTGAGTGGAAAAGGCACTTCGCCGTTGGAAGCGTTTGCTCTCATTGCCAGGCTCTTCCTGTGTGAGGGAAATCTCATAGTTCAAATGCTGAAGATGGCTAGTCACGTCGGGGGAAATAGTTTGTCTCACCGTTGCATGCAAACAGTTAACGGACAGGAAGAGCTCTAATCCTTTTCTGAAGCGGAAGGAGTGGAAGTGCTTGAGCATGCACCTTTGTGGGTCTGCCAGCCAGGTGGGGCAGGGGCGGGACCAGGCCCATCCCAGCATTCTCCGGCCAGCTTGGAGCAATTTCATGATGCCCTGAAAGCCCAGGCCTTGGTGAAGTTTCCTGCCAAACGGTCTGTTCTGTTTCCTAGAGAACTGTGTGGTATGGCCTCTGCCCCCTGCCAGGCAGCCGTGTAAGAGAGGACCAGGCCTTTTCCTCCATGCTTCACGTGGACTCAGGTTCCTGGaagtttccttcatttaaaaaaaaaattgccgggcgcggtggctcaagcctgtaatcccagcactttgggaggccaaggcgggtggatcacgaggtcaggagatcgagaccatcctggctaacatggtgaaaccccgtctctactaaaaatacaaaaaactagccgggcgtggtggcgggcgcctgtagtcccagctactcggaggctgaggcgggagaatggcgtgaacccgggaggtggagcttgcagtgagccgagatcgcgccacagcactccagcctgggcgacacagcgagactccgtcccaaaaaaaaaaaaaaattttttttttttgagatggagtctcactcttgcccaggctggagtccagtggcgcgatctcgactcacagcACCCTCcccctcaggctcctgagtagctgagattaaaggccactgtgcccagcctcttcttcatttttactATTTCCTCTGCCAGGAAGTGTGGGAGCTCACAGGGCAGTTGTGTGTGTAGCTCTTGTCTCTTCCTTTCCCCGTGTCCTCCGCTCCCTCCTCTCCTTACTCTCTGACCCATTTTGTTGGCTTTGGAGGCTGTCACAGGCCCTGTAGGGAGTGCCAGAGCCACTGAGGGGCTTTTGTCATCTGCGTGGGAAACGGAATCAGCTACCCTCCTTTCTCTGCTGATTCCAGAATGTTCCAGCGCTATTTCCTCTTCCTTGGTATGTGGGGGCGTGAGCATCCTtcggttttgctcttgttggatCAGAGCGCCCAGCGTCGGGCCCCTGCAGCTGGCGTGAAATTAATGGGCTGCTTCTTTCAGAGGTTTGCTGCGTCCAGGATTGCGTTCTGGTGCCAGGAGAACTGCGTGGCGCTTCTGTGCGACGGGTAAGCTGCGGCGGCACCTCTATGGCCTCCGGTTCTGCAGATCTGCAGGGGGAAGAGTTAGGGGGTTGGCCACTGGCCCACGTCCTTAATGAAGATGTCCTGGATGGTGGTGGCGTTGGTCCAGCACCTCCCCCTGAGAATGTCACTTTTGATGACTGCTGCTGCGTGAGGGTGGGGGCCCCTCTCAGCCAGTGCTCTTCAACCTGACGTTGAACTCCCCTGGCGTAAAGAGCATCAGCAGCCTCTGCCTGGCCTTCTGCAATGACAGACTTTCCCCTGGGCCAGTCGCGGTGGCATCACCTCATTCCCTGCTCGGAGCTGGTTGGATGGGATCCCCCTGGGGTTGGCGGTGCTGACAAGGTGGGTTTAGGGGTGGAGTGCAGTTCTGCTGCTTCTTCCCGAGCAGCCTCTGTGTGTCAGGAAAGGTATTCTATTTGGTGCTTTCGGCACTTTGCATCTTGTCCTTATGACAACTTGGGGAGGTCTCTTAGCTCGTTCTAGAAGTACACAGATGTGAGAGGAGAGCTGTGCCTGAGCCCAGGGCAGGCGTCCTCCTGCCCTGCCCGCCTGTACCGTGcggttatctattgctgcatcaCAATCCTCCCCAGAGCTTAGGACTTAAACTACGAGTGTGCATCACCCCATGGTTTCCCTGGCGCCGGCACTTGGGAGTGGCGCAGCTGGGGCTTTTAGCGCAGGCTCTCCTGAGGTGGTGCCGGTGAGGGCTGTGCCATCTGGGGTGCTGGCTGCAGAGCGGTGActgtgggcctgtagtcctagtaaTTGTGCTCTCTTTCTTCATGGCAAGCACTCCTGTGGTCTACATCTTCCAGCTGGACACTCGCAGACAGCAGTTGGTATACAAGCAGCAGCTGGCGCTCCAGCACCAAGTGTGGGACGTGGCTTTCGAGGAGACTCAGGGCCTGTGGGTGCTCCAGGACTGCCAGGAAGCCCCCCTGGTGCTCTACAGGCCTGTGGGCGGCCAGTGGCAGGTGAGACTCGGCACCTTCCTGATGCCCTGTGCCCTGTTGTTCCATAAGCCTGTGGGCGGCCAGTGGCAGGTGAGGCTCGGCACCNNNNNNNNNNTGTTCCATAAGCCTGTGGGCGGCCAGTGGCAGGTGAGGCTCGGCACCTTCCTGATCCTGTGCCCTGCTGTTCTGTAAGCCTGTGGGTGGCCAGTGGCAGGTGAGACTCGACACCTGCCTTATGTCCTATGCCCTGCCGTTCCATAAGCCTGTGGGCGACCAGTGGCAGGTGAGCCTCGGCACCTTCCTGATGTCCTGTGCCTTCCTGTTCCATGAGCCTCTGGGTGTGGGGCGGCAGCTGTGGTTTTTGGGTCCAAATGTGAGCCTTTTTCAACTCAGCCACTTCTGGGACCCAGGGTCTGTGTCCTGAGGGGCAGTGGTTGGGGTTTCTACTGTGGGTGAAGGGAGCCGGTGCCTAGCTGGCTTATCCCGTGTGGTGATGTCTGTAGATGTTCTTTTTTCAGGAGAGTGTGCCCCCCACACCACACTTAGTGATGAAGTTGGCACTCAATGTGGCTAGGGTGTGTGAGACTAACACTTGAAGGCTGGGTTAGCACAATCTCGGCCCTGGGGCATGGGCTGAGCACTCAGGAGCACGTAGAGCCCCGGGTAGAGGAGGGGGCAAGGGCGGTGGGCTGAGCTGCTTTCCTCCGGGGAGACAGTGGGATCCTCAGGCAAGGGCGGCGGGCTGAGCTGCTTCTTTGCTGGGGGATGGGGCGAGCCCTGTACCTTGTCTGCATCGCTCCTGGTAACATGGGAGCAATGCCCCTGCCCGCCCCGTGTCTCACGGGGTTGCTATATAGTTGAGTGGAGTAGGTACCCATTTACTAAAGCTCATTTGAGCACTTTGgaagcactttatttatttatttattttttgagactaagtttcattcttgttgcccaggctggagtgcagtggtacgatcttggctcaccacagcctctgtcttctgggttcaagtgattctcctgcctcagcctcccaagtagctgggattacaggcatgcgccaccacacccggctaattttgtatttttagtagaaacggggtttctccatgttggtcaggctggtctcgaattcccaacctcaggtgatccacccgccttggcctcccaaagtgctgggagtacaggcgtgagccaccgcgcctggcctggaagcACTTTTAAGCCATCCAGTTCTTTTTACCTGAGAAGTGGCGGGCCACATGATGTCCCCAGTGGGTGCCTGTTGCACCTGCTGGAATCCTGAGGTTGATGAGCTGGGTGTGAAGAGCTCACCCTGGCATcatgggccaggtgtgggtgCTGCCTCCCCAGGTCTCCATGCAAGGCGAATGGGGGTCATCAGGCACCAGGCAGGGACCTTCCCTGCAAGCCTCTGGCCAGTGTGTGTTGCGTCCTGGTGCTGGGTTTCCAGGCCTGCCTCTTTCTGATGATGGTTTTCCGTTTGTCACCTGCAGTCTGTTCCTGAGAGCACCGTGTTAAAGAAAATCTCTGGTGTTCTTCGTGGGAACTGGGCCATGCTGGAAGGTGAGAGCACAGGTGCAGGCTGCCCTTGGGCGTCACACCCAGCGCGGTCCCCAGAGAAAGCAGAAGCACACACTGTGACCCGCCCGAGGGCCCCGGTGTGCAGTTCAAGAGGGAGGGTAAGCCTGTGTCCCCATCCAGAAGGCGGGCCGGGGCAGGAGGAGGGTGACGCACAGGAGGAGGAGGACCCCGTCCATGGGAGTCAGGCTAACGACAGCCACGCAGGAACCGGGGGCTCAGGGTCTGAGCAGCATCCCCCGCTCCCCACCTGCCTTCAGAGTTGGGCATTGAAGGTCCTCAGGGCAGGGCTGGCATCTGGTGGCTCCCAGAGGGAGCGGGCGCTGTGCTGCCTCGGGCCTGGTCCGCGATCTGGTGGCTCCCAGAGGGAGCGGGTGCTGTGCTGCCTCGGGCCTGGTCCACGGTGTTGAGGGAATTGATCCCACGACAGCGTGCGTCAGCAAGTGCAGGGCCCCACTGGGAGGTCAGGTGGGGATCCAGCCAGAGGCCGTGGGagtcttcaggaggctgagcaggggctGGATGGTCACTGTCCTGACGGGAACATTCAGCTGAGGGGAGGGAATCTGGTCAGCAACTTGTGTGGCTGCGGCTGCAGGAAGGAGAGCAGCCGCGCTGAGGGAGGAGCTGGACGAACATTTTCCACGCTGCCTTCGGGGGACACGGCACACTGTAGTTCTGGGTGCGCCATTGTGCCAGCACTGT
The Piliocolobus tephrosceles isolate RC106 chromosome 19, ASM277652v3, whole genome shotgun sequence genome window above contains:
- the WDR4 gene encoding tRNA (guanine-N(7)-)-methyltransferase non-catalytic subunit WDR4 isoform X2, with product MLLDVAVSPDGRFILTADRDEKIRVSWAAAPHSIESFCLGHTEFVSRISVVPTQPGLLLSSSGDGTLRLWEYRSGRQLHCCHLASLQELVDPQAPQRFAASRIAFWCQENCVALLCDGTPVVYIFQLDTRRQQLVYKQQLALQHQVWDVAFEETQGLWVLQDCQEAPLVLYRPVGGQWQSVPESTVLKKISGVLRGNWAMLEGSAGADANFSSLYKATFDNMTSYLKKKEERLQQQLEKKQRRRSPPPGPNGQAKKMRPGEATLSC